The Hordeum vulgare subsp. vulgare chromosome 7H, MorexV3_pseudomolecules_assembly, whole genome shotgun sequence DNA window GCCCGCCCCTACTCGACTCGCCGTCCGTCTTCTCCCAGTCCGTGCGGCGCTCACCGCCGTCTCTTTTCTTGGATTTTCTTCCCCCTGGTCCTTCGGTTCGGGGGATTCCCTTCCTTTTTGTTGCTTCATTCTGGAAAGCGCCCCGTCGTTGTCCCCGGATTCGCCGCGCTTCAATCTGGATTTGTTTGATTCGTTTTGCTCGCTTGCTTGCTTGGCTCGGAGCTTCATGTGGTCTCAGCTCTCTCCCGCGCTTCCCCGACCCAGCAAGCGAGCGACTTCTTCTGCTACTTCTCGCTGATTTCTGATTCGGTCCCAGACGCCACCATGATTTCCTTCTGAATTCCTTCCAAAAAAAGAAGCTGCTTTCAGTCTGAATTGGAAAGAAAAAAAGTTTCTTGAAGCTTCTTGATTTGATTTGAACCACGCAGACCGCCCAAATCAATCAATCTTGACAACAACCATAAAAAGAGGAGGAAATGAGGCTTGTGGTGCATGTCATCGAGGCCCGCAACCTCCCGGCGGCGGAGGCGCAGGGGCAGGGCGACCCGTACGCCAAGCTGCAGCTGGGGAGGCAGCGGGCCAAGACCAAGGTGATCAGGAAGTCGGCCAACCCCGTGTGGGACGAGGAGTTCGCCTTCCGGGTCGGGGACCTCAAGGAGGAGCTCCTCATACGCGTCACCGACGAGGACAAGTACTTCTCCGACGACTTCCTCGGCCAGCTCAGGGTGCCCCTCTCCGCCGTACTCGACGCCGACAACCGCTCCCTCGGCACGCACTGGTACCCGCTGCAGCCCAAGAGCAAGAAGTCCAAGATCAGAGATTGTGGTAACCATCTTCCTTCCACACATCATTTTCTTTCCCTATTCTTTTCTTAGTTAAATAGTTGTTCCATGATGATGATAATGTGGTCTTGTTGTTTTCCTGAATTCGTGTTAGTTGGACAGTGACCGATCCAGCGTTGTGATAGATGGGGTTGTGCTAGTTTAACCCTCCTTTCTGCATCCTCTTTTCGCCAACAGCTTCTCTCCGTAACCTttccacgcatcatgttgttcataTTCTTTTCTTAGTTAATTGTGTGCTCATCTGAAATCTCGCAAGCAACAGGTTATGAGTTCAAATCTGGCAAATTATAGGGAAAGTTCATACGGATGTCCCGCCAGCCGCGGTTGCTATGAATCAATCTATAGTTGGTTCCTGAGGAGCAGGGTGCCACACCGTTGGGCTATGAAACAGTTAGCAGTTCCTTATCACTTCTGGGAATATATTACTTCCCAGATTATCCAAAACTTCTGACATAATCAACACAGTAGTGGATGTATACCTGTCATAGCTTTACTGCCTTTTTTTTAACTTATCCTTAGCTTCCAACCCACTATCAGCTGTTTAACCCTTGAATGATGTAATTTAACGACTCAAACTATTAGGAATTATAAGAAACTAAACCGCGGGGACTCTTTTTCTATTAGCATCAATATTaccgttcactagtttgatcgacTTCTCATCACTCATTCCCCATCGTTTAATCTCAACAAAAAATAATGTATTCACTATTTTGGCTTGTAATGAGGTGAATAAAAACAGTGCCTATCCGACCGACATGATTATCCTCTTTGTTTTTTTGTGCATAGACTACTGCCTATTTTTCACTGTGGGCGGTTATTTACATGCTGCTAACATCTTCTGTAGGAGAAATTCATCTCACTATATCTCTATCTCAAAGTTACCCTGAAGAGACAGcgacacttgcgcattgggcttcaGACGACTTTGCATCAAGTTCAGACAAATCAAGTGAACTaaggaagggatcttctttgccaaATATTCCTATAGAAATATCCGCGTCGCCACCGCGTAGCGATGAAGCAGAAATCACCAAGGAGGATAAATCAAATGTTGGTCCATCATTTGTCAACCGGCTGCAACAAATCTTTTCAGTAAAACCAAAAGACACGGAAGTTTCTGTTCCACCTCTGTTCAAGCACGACCGTGGTTTGGATACTCTTGAAGAAATGCCATCAACAAGCGCACAAATTTCTGATGAGCAGGACTCTGAAACTAGCGTAAATATGTCGTTTGATGAACTACTAAAAGCCTTTGCATCTAAGCATGAAGGCAATGATATGCCTGGAAATTTGTCAGGTGGAGTTCTTATCGATCAAGTTTATGCTGTTGCACCCAGTGACTTGAACGCACTTATTTTCTCACCAAGTTCAGAGATACTGCAATCACTAGCGAAGATGCAAGGAACTACTGGTTTGGATATTCAACAGTGGAGACTTGAAAATGATGGTGAGATCTTGAAGAGGGTTATAACCTACACAAAAGCTGCTACTAAACTAGTTAAGGCCGTGAAAGCAACAGAAGACGTGACATATCTGAAGGCAGATGGAGATATGTATGCAGTTTTAGCAGATGTCAGTACTCCTGAGGTCCCTTTTGGCAATAATTTTAGGGTGGAGGTTTTAACCTGTATAATGCCAGGGCCTGAAGTAAGAGATGATGAAAGATCTTCACAGCTTGTAATCTCTTGGCGCGTAAATTTCATGCAAAGTACCATGATGAAGGGCATGATAGAAAATGGTGCAAAACAAGGACTGAAGGATAACTTCAATCAGGTCTCTGAACTTCTGGCTCAAAATGTCAGACCAGTTGATGCAAAAGATACAACAACAAATAATGAAAGCTTGTCTTCCGTGCAACCGGAAACAGAATCCGACTGGAAACTAGCATTTCGAATCTTTGGAAATTTTACTGTTGTATCCTCAGTTGTTGCgctaatttatgtttttgcacacaTCATCCTTGCAAGTCCTAGTGTAATTCAAGGTCTCGAGTTCCCTGGCCTAGACTTGCCGGATTCTGTTGGTGAAGTTGTGGTTTGTGGAGTTCTTGTTCTGCAAGGACAACGTGTCCTTAATATGATTGCACGGTTTGTCCAGGCAAGGAGGCAAAGAGGTAGCTCATATCTCCTTTCCGCTTTTACTCCCGTTATTTTTCCTAGTAGGAATAGAAGCATTATGCATGAGCTCATGTGTTATTTAACAGAATCACTGTGAAAGTGTGAATAATAAAATTTCAGCAGATAGACCCAACAGTTCTTGACACTTGACAATGACAAGATACAAATGCTTCTTTAGGAATTTTCTGATAAAACAAGGTCACTGTTACCTTTTattttcttcaccagaatcttcagctATTATTCTGGGCATATACTCTCTTCTTTTTTCAAAAAGGAGGGAATGCCCCCGGCCTGGAGTCTGGAGATATACTCTCATAATCTGCACGTAAGAGCAAACTTTGCTTACATGGTCTTCTGGAATGTGTAGGCGGTGATCATGGTGTCAAAGCAAAAGGCGATGGCTGGTTGCTGACTGTTGCTTTGATAGATGGGACCAACTTAGCAGCAACAAAGTCATCGGGTTACTCTGATCCATATGTTGTATTTACTTGCAATGGACAGACAAAGACAAGTTCGATTAAGTTTCACACTCTTGAGCCTCAGTGGAATGGTAAAGCTATAATTTATTTTGTTTGCAATATTTGCTAGCCATCTCATAACTTGCTAGAAACTCATTTGGAGCCAGCTTTATTTGACCTATTTACATTTGCTGTCATTTTGCTTTAATTCATGTAGTGCTAAACTTTAGAACTCCCAGTAACCAAAATGTATTATTGGGATCAAAGGAACCTCTATTTATTTGTAAGTATTTTTAGGTCTTTCAAGTGGTCAGGTTTCATTATAACCTTTTCGAAATGTGCAGAAATTTTCGAATTTGATGCCATGGAAGACCCACCCTCGGTGATGGAAATAAACGTATATGATTTTGATGGACCTTTTGATGAAGTTGCCTCCCTTGGTCACGTTGAAATAAATTTCTTGAAATATAGTATATCTGAGCTTGCCGACATTTGGATTCCTCTCAAGGGAAAGCTGGCTCAAGCATGTCAGTCAAAATTGCATTTAAGAATTTTCTTGAACAATTCAAGGGGTACAGAAGTTGTGAAGGATTACCTGGACAGGATGGAGAAAGAGGTTGGCAGAAAGGTAGGTCTCTATTCCCTATCATCAAGTGGTAAAACCAAAGCATGCTCTTAGGACCATATGAGCCTATCATCCAAATAGTACTACAATTGTGTACATTCATAGAATTTATAAATGTCGAGCATGTTAGAAACTTGGAATATGTTCACTTGCTAAAAGTTCTACAAGAATATAATCACATGTGCACTGTACCAAAAAGACCAAAGTTTGCATGCTTATTTTGTTGTTAATTATGTTTCTTTTGTCACATGCAACTCCTGTCTacaattttagtgagaaattttgaAATTCACAAGTGTGCACACCAAATATAGGTGTATATGATATCATATAATCAGTCTATGACTTGATTGATGCcaatctcattatgcagattgctATGCGGTCACCTCACACAAACTTAGAGTTCCAGAAGATCTTTGCTTTGCCACCAGAAGAATTCCTTATCAATGATTTTACCTGCCATTTAAAGCGCAAGATGCTCACACAGGTAAATTTATTTGCTTGTACTGTGTTTCTGTTGTAATGCAAGCAAGCCCTCATTCATTTCGTGATACAGTACCACGTGCCGAGAAAGTGGATTCAGTATCCTCAAATTAAAGAGTCAGCTGGGATACCGAATAGGCACAACTGTCATTCC harbors:
- the LOC123413030 gene encoding C2 and GRAM domain-containing protein At1g03370 isoform X2 yields the protein MRLVVHVIEARNLPAAEAQGQGDPYAKLQLGRQRAKTKVIRKSANPVWDEEFAFRVGDLKEELLIRVTDEDKYFSDDFLGQLRVPLSAVLDADNRSLGTHWYPLQPKSKKSKIRDCGEIHLTISLSQSYPEETATLAHWASDDFASSSDKSSELRKGSSLPNIPIEISASPPRSDEAEITKEDKSNVGPSFVNRLQQIFSVKPKDTEVSVPPLFKHDRGLDTLEEMPSTSAQISDEQDSETSVNMSFDELLKAFASKHEGNDMPGNLSGGVLIDQVYAVAPSDLNALIFSPSSEILQSLAKMQGTTGLDIQQWRLENDGEILKRVITYTKAATKLVKAVKATEDVTYLKADGDMYAVLADVSTPEVPFGNNFRVEVLTCIMPGPEVRDDERSSQLVISWRVNFMQSTMMKGMIENGAKQGLKDNFNQVSELLAQNVRPVDAKDTTTNNESLSSVQPETESDWKLAFRIFGNFTVVSSVVALIYVFAHIILASPSVIQGLEFPGLDLPDSVGEVVVCGVLVLQGQRVLNMIARFVQARRQRGGDHGVKAKGDGWLLTVALIDGTNLAATKSSGYSDPYVVFTCNGQTKTSSIKFHTLEPQWNEIFEFDAMEDPPSVMEINVYDFDGPFDEVASLGHVEINFLKYSISELADIWIPLKGKLAQACQSKLHLRIFLNNSRGTEVVKDYLDRMEKEVGRKIAMRSPHTNLEFQKIFALPPEEFLINDFTCHLKRKMLTQGRLFLSPRIIGFYTNLFGHKTKFFFLWEDIEEIQLVPATLSSMGSPSLLITLRKGRGLDARHGAKQLDDEGRLKFHLQSFVSFNAAHKTIIALWKARSLTPEEKIQLVEEESETKDLQNEEGGSFLGTEDVKMSEVFSSAIPFDVPILMGIFEGGPVERRIMEKVGCMDYSVTAWEPVRADVHQRQVHYRLDKKVARREGEVMSTQQKCPLPDKNGWLVEEVMTLEAPYSIPVGAEFVQAEVMQCPSIYWHGMAKELQESKEDHARGGIEVVFSPQEDIWPT
- the LOC123413030 gene encoding C2 and GRAM domain-containing protein At1g03370 isoform X1, with product MRLVVHVIEARNLPAAEAQGQGDPYAKLQLGRQRAKTKVIRKSANPVWDEEFAFRVGDLKEELLIRVTDEDKYFSDDFLGQLRVPLSAVLDADNRSLGTHWYPLQPKSKKSKIRDCGEIHLTISLSQSYPEETATLAHWASDDFASSSDKSSELRKGSSLPNIPIEISASPPRSDEAEITKEDKSNVGPSFVNRLQQIFSVKPKDTEVSVPPLFKHDRGLDTLEEMPSTSAQISDEQDSETSVNMSFDELLKAFASKHEGNDMPGNLSGGVLIDQVYAVAPSDLNALIFSPSSEILQSLAKMQGTTGLDIQQWRLENDGEILKRVITYTKAATKLVKAVKATEDVTYLKADGDMYAVLADVSTPEVPFGNNFRVEVLTCIMPGPEVRDDERSSQLVISWRVNFMQSTMMKGMIENGAKQGLKDNFNQVSELLAQNVRPVDAKDTTTNNESLSSVQPETESDWKLAFRIFGNFTVVSSVVALIYVFAHIILASPSVIQGLEFPGLDLPDSVGEVVVCGVLVLQGQRVLNMIARFVQARRQRGGDHGVKAKGDGWLLTVALIDGTNLAATKSSGYSDPYVVFTCNGQTKTSSIKFHTLEPQWNEIFEFDAMEDPPSVMEINVYDFDGPFDEVASLGHVEINFLKYSISELADIWIPLKGKLAQACQSKLHLRIFLNNSRGTEVVKDYLDRMEKEVGRKIAMRSPHTNLEFQKIFALPPEEFLINDFTCHLKRKMLTQGRLFLSPRIIGFYTNLFGHKTKFFFLWEDIEEIQLVPATLSSMGSPSLLITLRKGRGLDARHGAKQLDDEGRLKFHLQSFVSFNAAHKTIIALWKARSLTPEEKIQLVEEESETKDLQNEEGGSFLGTEDVKMSEVFSSAIPFDVPILMGIFEGGPVERRIMEKVGCMDYSVTAWEPVRADVHQRQVHYRLDKKVARREGEVMSTQQKCPLPDKNGWLVEEVMTLEGIPLGEFFNLHIRYQLEQNSSKQKSCSVQVFIGMAWLKSCKNRKKITQEVASKLSSRLKKIFGQLEKELVPAN